In Candidatus Eisenbacteria bacterium, the genomic window AACACTCGGTAAGGCCTTTGGGGTCAACGGCGGCTACGTCGTATCGAGCGAGACGGTGACCCGCTACCTCCGCGAGAAGGCGATCACCTACATCTACTCGAATCCGATCACCGTCGGCGAAGCGGCCGCGACGCTCGAGGTCCTCAAGATCCTCGACAGCAACGCGGGTCGCGAGCGGCTGAAGCACCTGAGTAAGCTTACGAAGAAATTCGAGGACGGTCTCAAGAGCATGGACTACGAGATCATCGAGAGCGCGCACCCGATCGTTCCGCTGATGGTCCGTGACACGCAGAAGACGACCGACATCGTGATGTTCCTCAAGGAAAACGGCGTTCTCGGGACAGGCCTCAATTTCCCCGTCGTTCCGCAAGGAGACCAGACGATCCGTTTTCAGGTGAATGGTAACCATACAGAATACGATATCGAGGTCGTGCTCTCAGTGCTGGCCGATTACAAGAAGAAGCACTGAGAATCCAAACGACTCTTTGAGATCCTTGAACGCATGCAAAGGCGGCCCGGAAACGGGTCGCCTTTGTGTACGGAAGGCAGAGTCGTTTAGAGTTCTATTGTCATCCTACAAATATCCCTCTCTTTTGTACCACTCGGCTGTCAGCCTTAATCCTTCCTCGATTCCGACCTTGGGATGATAACCCAGCTCCCGTTTGGCCTTATCAATGTTGAAGGCCCGGTTCTGACGGTACCAATCCACACGGCGGGGGAAGATGGGCGGGCTTATGCGGAAGGGCTTGTAGAGTATCTCAAAGATATGGCCGGCAATGATGAGAGGAATAATGGGATAATATTTAACTTTTACTTCAATCCCCATTGAATCCCCGGCTTTCCGGACAAGGTCCTTTATTTCGAGGTACTTTTCATCGGCGATGAGGTAGGCCTGTCCATCTCCCCTTCCTTCTTTCATAGCCAGCATAAAGGCATCAATTAAATTATCAATATAGAGAGGATGGTAATAGGTCCTGCCATCGCCAAACATGGGGAATCGTCCCCCGGCCACCCTTTTAAAGATCATGTAAAACCGTTCCGGATCCCCCGGTCCGTAAATCGCCGCCGGCCTGAGGATGACGGTCTTCAGGCCCTTTTTAAAATAGTCATTGACCAAGGGCTCGGCCTCGAATTTTGTGGCCTGATAGTAATCCGCAGGGTGGATGGGGGCATCTTCCCCGCCCGGAGGATTATCGATGTTTCCGTGGAC contains:
- a CDS encoding NAD-dependent epimerase/dehydratase family protein translates to MRILVTGGTGFTGKALVKRLLEEGHQVVALDYKEGLRTDELKKWGAEVMIGSVTDPAAVEKSIQGVDVVHHLAAAFRELNVPNSYYHEVNVGGTSIVLEAAFRQGVKKFIYCSTCGVHGNIDNPPGGEDAPIHPADYYQATKFEAEPLVNDYFKKGLKTVILRPAAIYGPGDPERFYMIFKRVAGGRFPMFGDGRTYYHPLYIDNLIDAFMLAMKEGRGDGQAYLIADEKYLEIKDLVRKAGDSMGIEVKVKYYPIIPLIIAGHIFEILYKPFRISPPIFPRRVDWYRQNRAFNIDKAKRELGYHPKVGIEEGLRLTAEWYKREGYL